In one Echinicola marina genomic region, the following are encoded:
- a CDS encoding TlpA family protein disulfide reductase: MKALTKNCFLALLCLFGSKLYAQVASPSATKSPENTPAPVVVYFEVRQKDAYRMDSLVVRLDDSQISGQAQKNLIKLRSGNFFEGVFPGSEGIAHIVTEDIKRPAYLSLGTEKNPFLNQYVVFPGDSIKIQLDTYRNQVVFSGPSAPLFRCQRELHLLMAERSFATDIRMGFNSPENLETYLSKEGKRKQFIQSQKQFGSHTHVYVRKEQDLAILESTFGDGYEDRILEVITRYQKILPADRLQVIKANYLGRLRFSRLKAFNNAIAYALRSGDPRHRKVLAAFFKDHEQADTIDDLPEQAIISSPSYQHYLITRAKSYAYLHDTSIFAQIRDMPNGPVKDHLAARYICEEFDHLENGDLKAKEALTFIDSPRPKEALQALLSSLGQGQALQGAVFTGLDGKPIDLSTLKGKVLLLDFWYTGCKACINFFSSRISKIEEHFKENPDFQMVSISADKDRARWVRSIESGRYTSHNALNLYTGGKGFQHSFLENMDISAFPRLILVEDDGTIRQAGGLKQPLEDMIKLIEEALPNKNNPDTLTLQL, encoded by the coding sequence ATGAAAGCGTTAACGAAAAACTGCTTCCTGGCATTGCTATGCCTTTTTGGAAGTAAGCTATATGCCCAAGTTGCTTCACCTTCTGCCACGAAAAGTCCGGAAAATACTCCGGCTCCCGTGGTGGTGTATTTTGAGGTGAGACAGAAAGATGCCTACCGCATGGACTCCCTTGTGGTCAGGTTGGATGACAGCCAAATTAGCGGTCAAGCCCAAAAGAACCTCATAAAATTAAGAAGTGGAAACTTCTTCGAAGGGGTATTCCCCGGCAGTGAGGGCATTGCCCATATTGTCACTGAAGACATCAAGCGTCCAGCTTACCTTTCTTTGGGAACAGAAAAAAATCCATTCCTGAACCAATATGTAGTATTTCCGGGGGACAGTATCAAAATACAGCTGGACACTTACAGGAACCAAGTGGTCTTTTCTGGGCCCTCTGCCCCACTCTTCCGCTGCCAGCGAGAGCTTCACCTGCTGATGGCCGAGCGGAGCTTTGCTACTGATATCCGTATGGGCTTCAACAGCCCCGAAAACTTGGAAACCTATCTTTCGAAGGAGGGTAAGCGAAAGCAGTTTATACAATCCCAAAAGCAGTTCGGAAGTCATACCCATGTCTATGTCCGCAAAGAGCAAGACCTCGCCATCTTGGAAAGCACGTTCGGTGACGGCTATGAAGACAGGATTCTGGAGGTCATTACGCGCTACCAGAAAATATTGCCGGCTGACAGGCTGCAGGTCATCAAGGCCAACTACCTGGGAAGGTTACGCTTCTCCCGCCTCAAGGCCTTTAATAATGCCATCGCCTATGCACTGCGCTCAGGTGACCCAAGACACCGAAAAGTACTTGCAGCATTCTTTAAGGACCATGAACAGGCGGATACCATCGATGATTTACCGGAACAGGCCATCATCAGTTCTCCCAGTTATCAGCATTACCTGATTACCAGGGCCAAGTCCTATGCCTACCTGCATGACACGTCCATCTTTGCCCAGATCAGGGACATGCCGAATGGCCCGGTCAAGGACCATCTGGCAGCCCGGTACATCTGTGAAGAATTTGACCACCTGGAAAACGGTGACCTAAAAGCCAAAGAAGCATTAACCTTTATCGACAGTCCCAGACCTAAGGAGGCATTGCAAGCATTACTTTCCTCCCTTGGGCAGGGACAGGCTTTGCAGGGAGCGGTCTTTACCGGATTGGATGGCAAGCCAATAGACCTTTCCACATTAAAAGGCAAGGTATTGTTGTTGGATTTTTGGTACACCGGTTGCAAGGCCTGCATCAATTTCTTTTCCAGTAGGATTTCCAAAATAGAGGAACACTTTAAGGAGAATCCTGATTTCCAGATGGTCTCCATCTCTGCCGATAAAGACCGTGCAAGATGGGTCAGAAGCATTGAAAGCGGGAGGTACACCTCCCACAATGCCCTCAACCTCTATACCGGTGGAAAGGGTTTTCAGCATTCCTTTCTGGAAAACATGGACATCAGTGCATTTCCCCGTTTGATCCTGGTCGAGGATGATGGAACCATCCGTCAGGCAGGTGGGCTCAAACAACCCTTGGAAGACATGATCAAGCTGATCGAGGAGGCCCTACCCAATAAAAACAATCCAGACACCTTAACCCTACAATTATGA